In Capsicum annuum cultivar UCD-10X-F1 chromosome 7, UCD10Xv1.1, whole genome shotgun sequence, one genomic interval encodes:
- the LOC107877762 gene encoding cucumber peeling cupredoxin, protein MVTRMKIALVLVAILAVLPENIVAVDQVVGDSMGWTIPSGGPSSYANWASQRTFRVGDKLVFNFATGAHDVAKVTKSAYDSCSSTGPVTLITVGPANITLNSTGTEYFICTFGQHCNAGQKLVINVTAASTPTTSPAPSPATSPAPSPVPNPTPAPTPSSTPSPTPMPTPTTSPSPSTGPSVPSPSPTGGTATSPSSPPPTGTVTPGTTPSPATPSDGLVPPPAPSSAPRIVFAPALVMFMSIAISIMW, encoded by the exons ATGGTTACAAGGATGAAAATTGCGCTAGTCTTGGTGGCTATTTTGGCTGTATTGCCGGAGAATATAGTAGCAGTTGATCAAGTGGTTGGTGATAGTATGGGTTGGACAATTCCTTCTGGTGGCCCTTCAAGTTATGCCAATTGGGCTTCACAACGTACCTTCAGAGTTGGTGATAAATTAG TGTTCAATTTTGCAACTGGAGCACATGATGTAGCCAAAGTGACAAAGAGTGCATATGATTCTTGCAGCTCCACAGGACCCGTTACTCTTATAACTGTTGGACCAGCCAATATCACTCTAAATTCCACAGGAACTGAGTACTTCATTTGCACTTTTGGCCAACATTGTAATGCTGGCCAAAAGCTAGTCATCAATGTTACAGCAGCTTCCACTCCTACTACTAGCCCTGCACCATCCCCTGCTACCTCCCCTGCTCCATCACCCGTCCCGAACCCTACCCCTGCCCCAACTCCTTCCTCAACACCTTCCCCGACCCCAATGCCAACACCGACGACAAGTCCATCACCATCAACCGGACCATCTGTACCATCTCCTAGTCCTACTGGTGGTACAGCAACTTCACCATCGTCTCCACCACCCACCGGAACAGTCACACCGGGGACTACTCCTTCACCTGCGACACCATCCGACGGTCTAGTTCCTCCACCGGCACCAAGCTCTGCCCCGAGAATTGTTTTTGCTCCAGCCTTGGTCATGTTCATGTCCATTGCTATTAGTATCATGTGGTAG